From Desulfobulbaceae bacterium, a single genomic window includes:
- a CDS encoding NTP transferase domain-containing protein: protein MSGDVFAVVLAAGKGTRMKSDMAKVLHVVFFAPMVNHVIDMLQQITLEKIVVVTGHQHKRVEESLSHYDVVFARQKEQLGTGHAVLSAQPYLRSGKGTVLILCGDTPLVKAETLKSMLAEHESKGAALSVMTTILSDPTNYGRVITDDSGSVLKIVEEKDASVDERLVQEVNAGIYCVELDFLFGALQKVGTDNAQGEVYLTDIVQIACNEGRQVTKFLCGDPLEITGVNSRVELAVAHKILQQRRNRDLMLQGISMYDPETTCIEPSVSVGQDTLIYGNCHLSGATTIGAGVTIEPFVNLHDRTIGDGCLVKSFTYATGNHLA, encoded by the coding sequence ATGTCTGGAGATGTTTTTGCAGTTGTGCTTGCCGCCGGCAAGGGAACTCGAATGAAGTCTGATATGGCCAAGGTATTACACGTGGTTTTTTTTGCACCTATGGTAAATCATGTGATTGACATGTTGCAACAGATTACCCTTGAGAAAATCGTAGTTGTTACTGGTCACCAGCATAAAAGAGTGGAAGAGTCACTGTCTCATTACGATGTTGTATTTGCCAGGCAAAAAGAGCAGTTGGGAACAGGGCATGCTGTGCTTTCTGCTCAACCGTATCTCCGCTCAGGAAAAGGTACTGTTCTAATTTTGTGTGGGGATACACCTCTCGTTAAGGCGGAGACCTTGAAGTCGATGCTTGCTGAACATGAATCTAAAGGGGCTGCTCTCTCGGTGATGACTACCATTTTGTCGGACCCGACAAATTATGGTAGAGTTATTACAGATGATTCTGGTTCAGTTCTGAAAATTGTTGAAGAAAAAGATGCCTCAGTTGATGAGCGATTGGTACAAGAGGTTAATGCCGGCATTTACTGCGTTGAGCTGGATTTTTTATTCGGTGCCCTTCAAAAGGTCGGTACGGACAATGCCCAAGGGGAAGTCTATTTGACTGATATTGTGCAGATAGCCTGCAATGAGGGTAGGCAGGTGACCAAGTTTTTATGTGGGGATCCCCTTGAAATTACAGGGGTTAATTCTCGTGTGGAGTTGGCGGTTGCGCACAAGATACTGCAGCAACGTCGCAACCGTGATCTCATGCTTCAAGGAATAAGTATGTATGATCCTGAAACTACCTGCATAGAGCCCTCTGTTTCTGTTGGCCAAGATACGTTGATATATGGTAATTGTCATTTGTCAGGCGCGACGACTATCGGAGCTGGTGTAACGATTGAACCCTTCGTGAACTTACACGATCGTACTATTGGTGATGGGTGTCTTGTCAAGTCATTTACCTATGCGACTGGGAACCATTTAGCCTGA